The following are encoded in a window of Candidatus Brocadiia bacterium genomic DNA:
- a CDS encoding response regulator, with product MADEKLKIMVLDDEASIGDLLNKFLTKKNYMVTAFTSPKQALKHLKNNPVDLMITDMNMPEMNGLDVTKAAKTSNPDLPIIIMSSSCLQERKDEMAKLGVCDYIQKPLNLNYLESRIALNQSVDHR from the coding sequence ATGGCTGACGAAAAACTTAAGATAATGGTTTTGGATGATGAAGCATCAATCGGGGATCTACTGAATAAGTTTTTAACTAAAAAGAATTATATGGTTACCGCTTTTACCAGTCCTAAGCAAGCATTGAAACATCTGAAAAACAATCCAGTTGATTTAATGATAACGGATATGAATATGCCTGAAATGAACGGATTGGATGTAACCAAGGCAGCCAAGACATCAAACCCAGATTTACCCATTATAATTATGAGTAGTAGCTGTCTTCAAGAAAGAAAGGATGAGATGGCTAAATTGGGCGTTTGTGATTATATCCAAAAACCTTTAAATCTGAATTATCTAGAAAGTAGAATCGCTTTAAATCAATCTGTTGATCATCGTTAA
- a CDS encoding DEAD/DEAH box helicase family protein, producing MNKTQALQYIINNMCLRLPQGKSLELFANYLGSNVGENVLARMKKETRGNTDAILLESKKYFSSIPEARGFEEFERVFPAYTFALATGVGKTRLMGAFVAYLYLVYNIQHFLIVAPNLTIYRKLYDDFSKANNPKYVFKGIQEININTAKVITTKNYATQHGQTLFGNQIEINIFNIQQFAQKDMTSERGITKAWETAGVSYFDYLKEHDDLVVMLDEAHHYHADAALGALDILDPLFGLEMTATPYIGSQGAGKNARQIRMKNVLYSYNLGDAIRGKLVKDPWVGTEADVDFSQFDSDSIETDARKLQLAAFFHERAKNALREYALENNKPPVKPVMLVVAKNIDHSNKLRALIDSDGFRGGEFKGKVIEINTRLRGEESDENIEKLISLEHPDNSVEIVIHVNMLKEGWDVTNVYTIAPLREAAAAILTEQTIGRGLRLPYGERTGVPLVDRLVLVAHEQFAKVVALAKDSPLIQGQVEQVSNQLTKEIKVLTEVQPFILDAVKNEITQNEVVMQEIDDKAKELVAKLPQIESMDEVVMAKILETKKEEIVGDLTKETIGNLTFSGYHGQQPSAPIELTFGPDTLFGSFSVEAKGELSKIAQKSARTMGKRNIPIPRLILTPHFGELLIEQFDLDTTILRTYTNERAILEEQLQNNREKNLFNEDVPGRRMTEITRVASFGTHTKQTSQSTIIAALLDFPLVDYDDPTQKLLLLKLAEQAVTHYNKKAIDKDNLVSIIESNARAIAEDIYKQILVHKELKSDGYLESGIREPKPYLEIYNISESFGEKPISLESQVDTFSAKFLYGEFKKACHPKYRFDSSDEVRLAYLLDYDDSVEDWLRPAPKQFEGLWWRDKDGNYDHRYEPDFVVQFKQEIVIIEVKPTDEINTLDVQEKKKTAEKYCELVSKNIGSYGIVKPWRYVIVATERITISSTIAGLLAK from the coding sequence ATGAATAAAACCCAAGCGTTGCAGTACATAATCAACAATATGTGTCTTAGGCTCCCTCAGGGGAAAAGCCTGGAACTTTTTGCTAACTATTTAGGATCGAATGTGGGCGAAAATGTCTTGGCACGAATGAAAAAAGAGACACGTGGTAATACTGATGCGATATTACTGGAAAGCAAAAAATATTTTAGCTCTATTCCCGAAGCACGGGGATTTGAAGAGTTTGAAAGAGTGTTCCCGGCGTACACTTTTGCGCTCGCCACCGGGGTAGGTAAAACCCGTCTAATGGGCGCATTCGTGGCTTACTTATATCTGGTTTATAACATCCAGCATTTCTTAATAGTTGCACCGAATTTGACTATTTATCGCAAGCTCTATGATGATTTTAGCAAAGCTAATAACCCCAAGTATGTTTTCAAAGGTATTCAAGAAATAAACATTAATACCGCTAAAGTCATTACGACGAAAAATTATGCTACTCAGCACGGGCAAACGCTTTTTGGTAATCAGATTGAGATAAATATTTTTAACATTCAGCAGTTTGCCCAGAAGGATATGACAAGTGAACGCGGCATTACTAAAGCATGGGAAACTGCCGGCGTATCGTATTTTGATTACCTTAAAGAACATGATGATTTAGTGGTAATGCTTGACGAAGCTCATCATTATCATGCTGATGCTGCGCTTGGTGCTCTAGACATTCTGGATCCGCTTTTTGGTTTAGAAATGACCGCAACGCCTTATATCGGTTCACAAGGCGCAGGAAAAAATGCGCGTCAAATCAGAATGAAAAATGTGTTGTATTCGTACAATCTTGGTGATGCCATTCGTGGGAAATTAGTCAAAGACCCTTGGGTAGGAACCGAAGCGGATGTAGATTTTAGCCAATTTGATTCTGATTCAATCGAAACAGATGCGCGCAAATTACAACTGGCGGCTTTTTTTCATGAGCGTGCTAAAAATGCACTGAGGGAGTATGCGCTGGAAAACAATAAGCCCCCGGTAAAGCCGGTAATGTTGGTAGTTGCAAAAAATATTGACCATTCTAATAAACTCCGTGCGCTTATTGATAGTGATGGTTTTCGCGGCGGAGAATTTAAAGGAAAAGTTATCGAGATAAATACACGATTACGAGGAGAAGAGTCTGACGAAAATATTGAAAAATTGATATCCCTAGAGCACCCTGATAATTCGGTGGAAATTGTTATCCATGTAAATATGCTTAAGGAAGGGTGGGATGTGACTAATGTGTATACCATCGCTCCTTTACGCGAAGCTGCTGCTGCAATTTTGACTGAGCAAACGATAGGCCGTGGTTTGCGCTTGCCTTATGGAGAGCGGACAGGAGTTCCTTTGGTAGATAGATTAGTGCTTGTTGCGCATGAGCAGTTTGCTAAAGTTGTGGCACTCGCTAAAGATTCGCCGCTTATTCAAGGACAGGTAGAGCAGGTTTCTAATCAACTAACGAAAGAAATAAAGGTTTTGACTGAAGTGCAACCATTTATTCTTGATGCTGTTAAAAATGAAATAACGCAAAATGAAGTGGTGATGCAAGAAATTGACGACAAAGCCAAGGAACTCGTTGCCAAGCTTCCGCAGATAGAAAGTATGGACGAGGTCGTAATGGCAAAAATTCTTGAAACGAAGAAAGAAGAAATAGTCGGTGATTTAACCAAAGAAACAATCGGGAATCTTACATTTTCTGGTTATCATGGACAGCAACCGAGCGCGCCAATAGAGCTAACTTTTGGGCCTGATACTTTATTTGGATCTTTTAGCGTTGAAGCGAAAGGAGAACTTTCTAAGATTGCGCAAAAGTCTGCAAGGACGATGGGAAAGAGAAATATCCCAATTCCGCGTCTAATACTTACTCCACATTTTGGTGAGCTTCTAATTGAACAGTTTGATTTAGATACAACTATATTACGAACATACACTAATGAGAGAGCAATTCTGGAAGAGCAGTTACAGAATAATCGTGAGAAGAATTTGTTTAACGAAGATGTTCCTGGACGCCGAATGACAGAAATAACAAGAGTGGCCAGTTTTGGTACACATACCAAACAAACCTCACAAAGCACTATTATTGCCGCACTTCTGGATTTTCCATTGGTTGATTATGACGATCCAACGCAAAAACTATTGCTTTTGAAGCTAGCTGAACAAGCGGTAACGCATTATAACAAAAAAGCTATCGATAAAGACAACTTAGTTTCAATTATAGAGAGTAATGCACGAGCAATCGCCGAAGATATTTATAAACAAATATTAGTACATAAAGAATTAAAATCTGATGGATACTTGGAGTCAGGTATTCGGGAACCAAAACCATATTTAGAAATATATAATATTTCTGAATCATTTGGAGAAAAACCGATTTCTCTTGAATCTCAAGTTGATACATTTAGTGCAAAATTTTTATACGGGGAATTTAAAAAAGCTTGTCATCCCAAGTATCGCTTTGACTCTTCTGATGAAGTTCGTTTGGCGTATCTTTTGGATTACGATGATTCAGTTGAAGATTGGTTGCGCCCTGCGCCAAAACAGTTCGAAGGATTATGGTGGCGTGACAAGGATGGGAATTATGATCATCGTTATGAGCCTGATTTTGTAGTTCAATTCAAGCAAGAGATAGTGATAATTGAAGTGAAACCAACTGATGAAATCAATACGTTGGATGTACAGGAAAAAAAGAAAACAGCTGAAAAATATTGTGAATTGGTTTCAAAGAATATCGGGAGTTATGGGATAGTAAAGCCGTGGAGATATGTGATTGTTGCAACGGAAAGAATAACTATAAGTTCGACAATTGCTGGTTTATTGGCAAAGTAG